In the Paramisgurnus dabryanus chromosome 5, PD_genome_1.1, whole genome shotgun sequence genome, one interval contains:
- the LOC135732727 gene encoding serine protease FAM111A-like: METSPTTKIKEERESQKGHKEDPEEGPSKISLQQKKEGESRSLTFQYDNKTHGLTCNTSQTVLDALKTNPAFTDIRKTNQEKEIVIRKNKGKGAAVNTDYPCMLLESNEILKITFIKKEENPEEQPNTSYSCPSEDLVSFNVKTKGGENVRRLMRNNALATSGVDYVCVYAFKGEKFEQALRRDKRFKEIIFGRNCELTDCDSETIHQMSENVDKHNNKNFEVNVTKYKQLQDSKDTSSKDKTTANVPSDAQEEIQVDPSQHPANTAHENTEQSTSQSGTAVKWQPIQGSEEILKLLRDQFKVLLKQLKEREKRKTPAQVRQFYREEYDKSCQSFSEVKTMKKVINLSNSVCQIRLNGSAKATGFLLFNKFILTNAHVIGFGNSKVFNPAEFKAVFGYEDLDNIGAKYVQIINLTSSFYGKDEKGNHLDYALLEFIEPRLNSVEKMSELLHHYRNNSPNNRSQICIVGHPDGKVKKMDPCFVIGRENRQEAEDQHVSENFQFFHVMTQRSLEEKWQLHKNQITYDSCFFHGSSGSPVFDADCKLIGIHTGGYVYPGGGEKTRSVMEYAYPMQPILDNIKAQARIKGNQEIIDILNGYSDEEMEIG, translated from the exons ATGGAAACATCCCCAACCACAAAGATAAAGGAGGAAAGAGAAAGCCAAAAGGGTCAT AAAGAAGACCCTGAGGAGGGACCCTCAAAAATCAGTCTGCAACAG AAAAAAGAAGGGGAAAGTCGTTCTTTGACATTCCAATACGACAACAAAACACATGGATTGACATGCAATACATCTCAGACTGTGCTTGATGCACTAAAGACTAACCCAGCTTTTACTGACATTAGAAAGACGAACCAGGAGAAAGAAATTGTAATTagaaaaaacaaaggaaaaGGTGCCGCTGTGAATACAGATTACCCCTGCATGCTCTTAGAATCAAATGAAATCTTGAAAATAACGTtcataaaaaaagaagaaaatccAGAGGAACAGCCAAACACAAGTTATTCATGCCCTAGTGAAGACTTAGTCAGCTTTAATGTTAAAACTAAAGGAGGGGAGAATGTCAGGCGTTTAATGAGAAACAATGCACTTGCAACATCAGGAGTTGattatgtttgtgtttatgCGTTTAAGGGAGAGAAATTTGAACAAGCTCTTAGGCGTGATAAACGATTCAAAGAAATCATATTCGGGAGAAACTGTGAGCTAACCGACTGTGATAGTGAGACAATTCATCAGATGTCAGAAAATGTAGATAAGCATAACAATAAGAATTTTGAGGTGAATGTAACTAAATACAAACAACTGCAGGACAGCAAAGATACTTCATCCAAAGACAAGACTACAGCAAATGTACCCTCTGATGCTCAAGAAGAAATTCAAGTGGACCCCAGCCAGCATCCTGCCAACACCGCAcatgaaaatacagaacaaagCACAAGTCAATCTGGAACTGCAGTCAAATGGCAACCTATACAAGGATCTGAAGAGATTCTGAAACTTCTGCGTGATCAGTTTAAGGTTTTACTAAAGCAGCTAAAGGAGAGAGAGAAACGTAAAACCCCTGCGCAGGTCAGACAGTTCTACAGAGAAGAATATGATAAAAGCTGTCAGAGTTTCTCAGAGGTAAAGACAATGAAAAAGGTCATAAATCTCTCAAACTCTGTGTGTCAGATTCGATTAAACGGGTCTGCCAAAGCAACTGGATTCTTGCTCTTCAACAAATTCATCCTCACTAATGCACATGTGATTGGGTTCGGTAACTCTAAAGTGTTCAACCCTGCAGAATTCAAAGCTGTATTTGGTTATGAAGACTTGGATAATATTGGAGCCAAGTATGTACAGATCATAAATCTCACATCATCTTTTTATGGCAAAGACGAGAAGGGTAACCATCTTGACTATGCTCTTCTTGAATTTA TTGAACCTAGGTTGAATTCAGTTGAGAAAATGTCTGAATTGTTGCATCATTACAGAAATAACTCACCTAATAACAGAAGTCAGATCTGCATTGTAGGTCATCCAGATGGTAAGGTAAAGAAAATGGATCCGTGTTTCGTCATTGGGAGAGAAAATCGACAAGAGGCTGAAGACCAACACGTATCTGAAAATTTTCAATTCTTTCATGTTATGACACAACGGTCTTTGGAGGAGAAATGGCAGCTTCATAAGAACCAGATAACTTATGACTCTTGTTTCTTTCATGGATCTTCCGGCTCTCCGGTTTTTGATGCAGACTGCAAACTGATCGGTATTCACACCGGTGGCTATGTGTACCCAGGAGGAGGTGAAAAAACTAGGAGTGTTATGGAATACGCTTATCCCATGCAGCCCATACTGGACAACATCAAAGCACAGGCTCGAATAAAAGGTAATCAAGAGATCATAGACATCTTAAATGGTTACAGCGATGAAGAGATGGAAATCGGTTAA